Proteins co-encoded in one Quercus robur chromosome 8, dhQueRobu3.1, whole genome shotgun sequence genomic window:
- the LOC126695897 gene encoding pentatricopeptide repeat-containing protein At2g41080 codes for MDRSCLCILGFSSKLNTRHTLAKYFFCTVTSKIASKVSEEFTNLCSKGHIKEAFERFKSEIFSDPPLFSNLIKSCIPQKSLSLGKQLHSLIITSGCSSDKFVSNHLLNMYSKIGELQTALTLFDHMPIRNIMSCNILINGYVQSGDLESAQKVFDEMPERNVATWNAMVASLIQFEFNEQGLGLFSEMHELNFLPDEFTLGSVLRGCAGLRSLHAGRQVHAYVMKCGLEFNLVVGSSLSHMYMKSGSLEEGEKVIKSMPIRNVVAWNTLIAGKAQNGYSEVVLDQYNMMKMAGFRPDKITFVSVISSCSELATLGQGQQIHAEAIKAGASSVVAVISSLLSMYSKCGCLEDSIKAFLECEQEDLVLWSAMITAYGFHGRGDEAIKLFERMEREELEANDVTFLSLLYACSHCGLKEKGMEFFDLMLNKYGLKPKLEHYTCVVDLLGRSGCLEEAEAMIRSMPIKADAIIWKTLLSACKIHKNADMAKRVADEVIRLYPQESAPYVLLSNIHASAKRWQDVSEVRKAMRERKIKKEPGISWLEVKNQVYQFCIGDKSHPKSMEIDLYLKELTSEMKLRGYVPDTAAVLHDMDNEEKEYNLTHHSEKLAIAFGLMNTPSGVPIRIMKNLRVCSDCHVAIKYISEIKNREIIVRDASRFHHFKNGRCSCGDYW; via the coding sequence ATGGACAGGTCTTGTCTCTGTATACTCGGCTTCTCTTCCAAACTCAACACCCGTCACACCCTAGCCAAATACTTTTTCTGCACAGTCACTTCCAAAATTGCATCTAAAGTTAGTGAAGAATTTACCAACCTCTGCTCTAAAGGCCACATAAAAGAAGCCTTTGAGAGGTTCAAATCTGAGATATTTTCAGACCCACCTCTATTCTCCAATCTCATCAAATCATGCATACCCCAAAAGTCTCTTTCATTGGGAAAACAGCTCCATTCTCTGATAATTACATCTGGGTGTTCCTCAGACAAATTTGTTTCAAATCACCTCCTTAACATGTACTCCAAAATTGGAGAATTACAAACAGCGTTGACACTGTTTGATCATATGCCTATAAGAAACATAATGTCTTGTAACATTCTGATTAATGGGTATGTTCAAAGTGGTGATTTGGAGAGTGCCCAGaaggtgtttgatgaaatgcctgAGAGAAATGTCGCGACGTGGAATGCAATGGTTGCAAGTCTGATCCAATTTGAGTTTAATGAACagggtttgggtttgttttcAGAAATGCATGAGTTGAATTTTTTGCCTGATGAGTTCACTCTGGGAAGTGTGCTCAGAGGGTGTGCAGGGTTGAGATCCTTACACGCAGGGCGTCAGGTTCATGCTTATGTGATGAAATGTGGGTTAGAGTTCAATCTGGTTGTTGGGAGCTCCTTGTCTCATATGTATATGAAGTCTGGAAGTTTGGAAGAAGGAGAGAAGGTGATTAAGTCAATGCCAATTCGCAATGTGGTTGCTTGGAATACGCTTATTGCTGGAAAAGCTCAAAATGGGTATTCTGAGGTAGTGTTGGATCAGTATAATATGATGAAAATGGCTGGTTTTAGACCTGATAAGATTACATTTGTGAGTGTAATTAGTTCATGTTCGGAATTGGCAACACTTGGACAGGGCCAGCAGATTCATGCTGAAGCAATCAAAGCTGGGGCTAGTTCAGTAGTTGCTGTCATCAGTTCATTACTTAGCATGTATTCAAAATGTGGGTGTCTGGAAGATTCTATAAAAGCTTTCTTGGAATGTGAACAAGAGGATCTTGTGTTGTGGAGTGCAATGATTACTGCTTATGGGTTTCACGGGCGAGGAGATGAGGCCATCAAGCTTTTTGAACGCATGGAACGGGAAGAGTTAGAGGCAAATGATGTTACATTCTTGAGCTTGTTATATGCTTGTAGTCATTGTGGTTTGAAAGAGAAAGGAATGGAATTCTTTGACTTGATGCTTAACAAATATGGACTGAAGCCTAAACTAGAACACTATACATGTGTAGTTGACCTGCTTGGTCGGTCTGGCTGTTTGGAGGAAGCAGAGGCTATGATAAGGTCAATGCCTATAAAAGCAGATGCTATCATCTGGAAAACTTTGCTATCTGCCTGCAAAATCCACAAGAATGCGGACATGGCAAAAAGGGTTGCAGATGAAGTGATTAGGCTTTATCCTCAAGAATCAGCTCCTTATGTTTTACTTTCAAACATTCATGCTTCTGCTAAAAGGTGGCAGGATGTTTCTGAAGTGAGGAAAGCCATGAGAGAAAGGAAGATAAAGAAGGAACCAGGTATAAGTTGGCTGGAAGTGAAGAATCAAGTTTACCAGTTCTGTATAGGTGATAAATCCCATCCAAAATCAATGGAGATTGATTTGTATTTGAAAGAGCTAACATCAGAAATGAAGTTACGAGGTTATGTGCCTGATACTGCAGCAGTTTTGCATGACATGGATAATGAGGAGAAAGAATACAACTTGACACACCACAGTGAAAAGTTGGCAATTGCTTTTGGTCTAATGAACACTCCTTCAGGTGTGCCAATAAGGATCATGAAGAACTTGCGTGTATGTAGTGATTGCCATGTTGCCATAAAGTACATATCTGAAATCAAGAACCGAGAAATTATTGTACGAGATGCTAGTAGATTTCACCATTTTAAAAATGGGAGATGTTCTTGTGGAGATTACTGGTAA
- the LOC126695901 gene encoding ATP-dependent zinc metalloprotease FTSH 2, chloroplastic, whose translation MAASSACLVGNGLSTQSAKPSLSKDLYGRQLFPSSRLPSSVKAAKAVFARASLDQKHREGRRDFVKLLLGNVGVGVPALLGSGNAKADDQGVSSSRMSYSRFLEYLDKDRVKKVDLFENGTIAIVEAVSPELGNRVQRVRVQLPGLSQELLQKFREKSIDFAAHNAQEDSGSLLFNLIGNLAFPLILIGGLFLLSRRSSGGMGGPGGPGFPLAFGQSKAKFQMEPSTGVTFDDVAGVDEAKQDFMEVVEFLKKPERFTAIGARIPKGVLLIGPPGTGKTLLAKAIAGEAGVPFFSISGSEFVEMFVGVGASRVRDLFKKAKENAPCIVFVDEIDAVGRQRGTGIGGGNDEREQTLNQLLTEMDGFEGNTGIIVIAATNRADILDSALLRPGRFDRQVTVDVPDIRGRTEILKVHGSNKKFDTDVSLDVIAMRTPGFSGADLANLLNEAAILAGRRGKTAISSKEIDDSIDRIVAGMEGTVMTDGKSKSLVAYHEVGHAICGTLTPGHDPVQKVTLVPRGQARGLTWFIPTDDPTLISKQQLFARIVGGLGGRAAEEVIFGEPEVTTGAAGDLQQITGLAKQMVVTFGMSNIGPWSLMDSSAQSADIFMRMMARNSMSEKLAEDIDSAIKTLSDNAYQISLSHIRNNREAIDKIVEVLLEKETMSGDEFRAILSEFVEIPVENRVPTSSPSPVAV comes from the exons ATGGCAGCATCATCTGCATGCCTTGTGGGGAATGGTTTATCCACCCAAAGTGCAAAACCAAGTTTGAGCAAGGACTTATATGGGAGGCAACTCTTTCCTTCTTCACGCCTTCCATCATCTGTTAAGGCAGCAAAAGCAGTTTTTGCAAGGGCATCTTTGGACCAGAAGCACCGTGAAGGAAGAAGAGACTTTGTAAAGTTGTTGCTTGGAAATGTTGGAGTTGGTGTGCCTGCTTTACTGGGAAGTGGGAATGCTAAGGCTGATGACCAAGGGGTTTCTTCCTCCAGGATGTCTTATTCTAGGTTTTTGGAGTATTTGGACAAGGATAGGGTGAAAAAAGTAGATTTGTTTGAGAATGGAACCATAGCTATTGTGGAGGCTGTTTCTCCTGAACTTGGTAACCGGGTGCAGCGAGTTCGTGTGCAACTTCCAGGACTCAGCCAAGAGCTCCTTCAGAAGTTCAGGGAAAAGAGCATTGACTTTGCAGCACATAATGCTCAAGAAGACTCAGGTTCTCTTTTGTTCAACTTGATTGGGAATTTGGCTTTCCCTTTAATCTTAATTGGAGGTCTATTCCTACTCTCAAGGCGTTCATCTGGAGGCATGGGTGGTCCAGGTGGACCTGGGTTCCCCCTTGCTTTTGGTCAATCTAAAGCTAAGTTCCAAATGGAACCAAGCACTGGTGTGACTTTTGATGATGTTGCTGGAGTAGATGAAGCCAAGCAGGATTTCATGGAGGTAGTGGAGTTTCTGAAGAAGCCTGAAAGGTTCACTGCAATTGGGGCTCGCATTCCAAAAGGGGTTCTTCTTATCGGTCCTCCTGGAACTGGGAAGACTCTGCTAGCCAAGGCAATTGCTGGTGAAGCTGGTGTTCCATTTTTCTCTATCTCAGGTTCAGAGTTTGTTGAGATGTTTGTCGGTGTTGGTGCCTCTCGAGTCCGTGATCTTTTCAAGAAGGCAAAGGAGAATGCTCCTTGCATTGTATTTGTTGATGAAATTGATGCCGTTGGACGGCAAAGAGGAACTGGAATTGGTGGAGGGAATGATGAAAGAGAACAGACCCTTAACCAGCTTTTGACAGAAATGGATGGTTTTGAAGGTAACACTGGCATCATTGTGATTGCAGCAACCAACAGGGCTGACATTCTGGACTCTGCCTTACTGAGGCCTGGACGTTTTGACAGACAG GTAACTGTTGATGTTCCAGATATACGGGGGAGAACAGAGATATTAAAGGTTCATGGTAGCAACAAAAAGTTTGATACAGATGTTTCTCTTGATGTGATAGCCATGAGAACACCTGGTTTCAGTGGAGCAGATCTTGCAAACCTCTTAAATGAGGCAGCTATATTGGCTGGTAGGCGTGGGAAGACAGCAATTTCATCTAAAGAGATCGATGATTCAATTGATAGGATTGTGGCTGGAATGGAAGGAACAGTAATGACAGATGGGAAAAGCAAAAGTCTGGTAGCATATCATGAAGTTGGGCATGCCATTTGTGG TACTTTGACTCCAGGGCATGATCCTGTTCAAAAAGTGACCCTCGTTCCACGTGGTCAGGCACGGGGTCTTACCTGGTTTATTCCTACCGATGATCCTACCCTTATCTCCAAGCAGCAGCTCTTTGCGAGAATTGTTGGTGGACTTGGTGGCAGAGCTGCAGAAGAAGTGATCTTTGGTGAGCCAGAGGTGACAACAGGTGCAGCTGGTGATTTGCAGCAGATTACTGGTTTGGCAAAACAG ATGGTGGTTACATTCGGAATGTCGAATATTGGCCCATGGTCACTTATGGACTCATCAGCCCAGAGTGCTGATATCTTCATGAGAATGATGGCAAGGAACTCAATGTCAGAAAAGCTTGCTGAAGATATTGATTCTGCCATCAAGACACTATCAGATAATGCGTACCAAATTTCATTGAGCCACATAAGGAACAACCGGGAGGCCATTGACAAGATAGTGGAAGTCCTCCTTGAGAAAGAAACAATGAGTGGGGATGAATTCCGGGCAATTCTCTCGGAGTTTGTTGAAATCCCAGTTGAAAATCGGGTCCCTACTTCATCACCCTCGCCAGTCGCCGTTTAA
- the LOC126695932 gene encoding RING-H2 finger protein ATL3-like, translating into MSSSSNNFRATSGNSETGRDYGAYTSNHDELNRVNPMFSRSRSIRVTPEVGAGMLDRRPSFVERSITGPYGLASVPGTNLSSLQILVLDNNTAREAYPRPRQVMTESPPAFTSQRNMQVPRVQGDSRVTQDENKLKREIYNPGPKRLSRRVSLYYRDRLAKDSLDKPEKEVDEEGKRCAICLDDFEAGQEVMLTPCNHMFHEDCITPWMKSHSQCPVCRYEFGKQTREHASNFNNNNIASDLITRELLSIARAMEEAFLWGNGPR; encoded by the exons ATGAGCAGTAGCAGCAACAATTTCAGAGCCACTTCAGGGAATTCGGAGACTGGAAGGGACTATGGTGCCTATACTTCTAACCATGATGAACTGAACCGTGTCAACCCCATGTTTTCTAGGTCCCGTTCCATACGAGTTACTCCT GAAGTAGGAGCAGGCATGCTAGATCGAAGACCATCATTTGTGGAAAGAAGTATAACAGGTCCCTATGGCTTAGCGAG TGTTCCAGGAACAAATCTCTCTTCATTGCAAATTTTAGTCCTAGACAATAACACAGCAAGGGAAGCGTACCCCAGGCCCAGACAAGTCATGACAGAATCCCCTCCAGCATTCACAAGCCAGCGGAATATGCAGGTCCCTAGAGTGCAAGGGGACTCTAGAGTAACCCAAGATGAGAACAAGCTCAAGAGAGAAATCTATAATCCTGGTCCAAAGAGATTATCAAGGAGAGTGAGCTTGTATTACAGAGACAGATTGGCCAAAGATTCTTTGGATAAGCCGGAAAAAGAGGTAGATGAAGAAGGTAAAAGGTGTGCTATTTGCTTGGATGATTTTGAGGCAGGACAAGAGGTAATGCTAACCCCATGCAACCACATGTTCCATGAGGACTGCATCACACCATGGATGAAGAGCCATAGTCAGTGCCCTGTTTGTCGCTATGAATTTGGCAAGCAAACGAGAGAGCATGCATCAAACTTTAACAACAATAACATTGCAAGTGATCTCATTACAAGAGAGCTTCTTTCAATAGCCAGGGCAATGGAGGAAGCTTTTCTATGGGGCAATGGTCCCCGCTAA
- the LOC126695934 gene encoding pheophytinase, chloroplastic, protein MGVGVTAPLSHSVGLVRLQFQHTTPKKRSLARVFLGHKYHNHHHNNSISIISNCTTSSNTTSTTTATTTTTTTTATSGGGVLEVKELKERCKKWEWKGQYSITYFVSQSSISNSNNNKPPLLLVHGFGASIPHWRRNIGTLAQNFTVYAIDLLGFGASDKPAGFSYTMETWAQLILDFLDEIVQKPTVLIGNSVGSLACVIAASDSSRSLVRGLVLLNCAGGMNNKAVVDDWRIKLLLPLLLLVDFLLRQRGIASAIFERVRKRDNLRNILLSVYGNKESVDEELVEIIMEPTNDAGALDAFVSIVTGPPGPNPVQLMPRISLPVLLLWGDQDPFTPLDGPVGKYFSSLPSELTNVSLFVLEGVGHCPHDDRPDLVHEKLLPWLAQLPAS, encoded by the exons atgggAGTTGGAGTAACGGCTCCCCTTTCCCATTCAGTTGGGCTAGTTCGTTTGCAATTTCAGCACACAACTCCAAAAAAGAGAAGCTTGGCAAGGGTCTTCCTTGGTCACAAATATCATAATCATCATCATAATAATAGTATTAGCATAATCTCCAACTGTACTACTAGCAGCAATACTACAAGTActacaacagcaacaacaacaacaacaacaaccacagcTACTTCTGGTGGTGGAGTTTTGGAGGTGAAAGAGTTAAAGGAGAGGTGCAAAAAGTGGGAATGGAAGGGCCAGTATTCCATCACTTACTTTGTTTCTCAATCCTCAATTtctaatagtaataataataagcctcctcttcttcttgttcATGGCTTTGGTGCTTCCATTCCACACTGGCGCAG GAATATTGGGACACTAGCACAGAATTTCACAGTATATGCCATTGACCTTCTCGGCTTTGGTGCTTCTGATAAACCAGCAGGATTTTCATATACCATGGAAACATGGGCTCAG TTGATATTGGACTTCTTGGATGAAATTGTTCAGAAGCCAACTGTGCTGATAGGCAACTCTGTTGGAAGTCTTGCCTGTGTAATTGCTGCCTCAG ACTCTAGTAGGAGCCTAGTTCGAGGGCTTGTACTTCTAAATTGTGCTGGTGGTATGAACAATAAGGCAGTTGTTGATGATTGGAGAATCAAGCTATTATTACCTTTGCTTTTGTTGGTTGATTTTTTGTTAAGGCAACGGGGAATTGCTTCAGCAATCTTTGAGCGTGTTAGAAAGAG AGATAACTTGAGGAACATTTTGTTGTCTGTTTATGGAAATAAGGAATCTGTGGATGAAGAACTAGTAGAG ATCATTATGGAACCAACAAATGATGCCGGGGCACTAGATGCTTTTGTTTCTATTGTGACAGGCCCACCAGGGCCAAACCCGGTGCAATTAATGCCTAGAATTTCCCTACCTGTGCTTCTTTTATGGGGAGATCAAGACCCATTTACTCCTCTTGATGGACCTGTTGGAAAATACTTCTCTTCACTACCTTCTGAACTAACAAATGTAAGCCTCTTTGTATTAGAAGGGGTAGGACATTGTCCCCATGATGACAGACCTGACTTAGTCCATGAAAAGCTGCTTCCTTGGTTGGCTCAACTTCCTGCTTCATGA